CAACACTTACAATCGGCAATAGACCCAAACCACATGAAACCACCAAAGAAGGTGCTAACGAACAGGCAAGACAAATAAGCGCCCCAACAAGAGAACCGACAAAGACTTCTGTTACTGATGAACGCAGAGTCCCCGCGCCAAGCACGCGACCCCATGCAGCCAAAATAAAGGCTGCTGACAGACCGAGCACTGCCCCTTCCACCGTTTGCCACCCAGAAAGAGCTTCGGAGGCAAACGCAAACGAGTGAAGCAGGGACGATGCCGCCATTGCTACGGCATATACAAACAACAATGGACGAAGCAGCAATACCTGCCGTGATTGTCGTGAGTGGGCACGCAGAATCAGAAATCCCACAACCATAAACGCTAACGTAAAAAGCAGATCGACGCGCTCAAAAGAGATGTCACCCAGTGATAACCCTTGGTTTTCCCCCAAATAGAAGAAGGAAAATATAAATGCCTGATTGCACGCAAAGCCCACGACCCGCTTCGACGATATTTCATTGTCGAAGAACCGTGGAGGCTTTGGTGCATTGATCGAAGGCATTTCCACCGCTTTCACTAAAGAAGAGCCTGTCCCATAGTACCAAACTCAACCATCTACGCCGCAGTGGGATACGTAACCTTGTCGCGCTATTCAGCGGGTTCCTTAGTCTTTGCGACCTTCTTTACCACTTTCTTCACGCGCTTCTTTGGTTCAGCGGCAGTGCTTCCCTCAGCTGTATCTTTTGCCTCAGTAGCATCGGTGTCGTCTTCGGAAGTTTCTTCGTCTGCATCGACAGCTTCTTCAACAACTGTCTCTTCTTCCTTCTTGCCGTCGCCGAGCCCATCGCGCAGACCCTTAATAGAACGACCTACTGCATTACCTAACTTGGGAAGGTTCTTTGGACCAAAAATGAGTAGCACCACGATAAGAATGAGAAGAAGCTCGGGAATACCGATTCCACCGAATTTCATTGTGTCTCCTTTGATTTCATTGCTTTTCTTTTACGGTTCTTAGGTGAGCCGTACTGGAACCCCCATCACACCATGCAAGCTGCATTTCATACAGACAGACAAGTGTTTTATAGAGGCTTCCGTACAACTTTTATCATAGTTTCGGTGTCATGTAAGAGTTTGAGCCTCGAGCAATTACTACCGAAACTGTCTTCGCATACTATGAACTTGAACTGCGATTTTTCCTATCATGCAGACTAATGAAATTTGCGATAAACCACAATTTTTTGTCATGCAAACACATGATTGGCGTCTTTATGCTGACAGCACCGCGCTACCAATGGTTATCTATGCCTGTGCGATTGCATCGTCAATGAGACTGCGCAAATCAGCAATTCCATCGCCCTTCAATGACGAAACGGGCAACACAACAACATCGCCTGCAGCCGCAAGCTGCTTGCAAAGAGTAGCTACTTGGGCGCGAACCTTGCTCTTGCTTGAAAGCTTGTCCGCTTTGGTAAAAGCAATCATGAAGGGTATCTCATGCGATTGGAGAAAGCCAATCATCTGCTTGTCGAGATCGCTTACCTCATGGCGGATATCTATAAGCGACACACAGAGAGCAAAGCGCCGATCTTGCTTAAAGTAGCCTTCGACAAGCGGACGCCACCGCCCCATTTCAGCCTTCGAAACCTTTGCGTAGCCGTATCCCGGCAGATCAACGAAATCAACCTCCCCCACATTGAAGAAGTTGATGTTCTGCGTACAGCCAGGTTTTTGCGACACCTTAACAAGGTCTTTACGGCTAAACACCTTATTCATCAAAGACGATTTACCCACATTTGACCGACCGACAAACGATATCTCTGGCCGTATCGATACAGGCACCTGATCGGCTTGAGCATACGAAGCCACAAATTTTGCCAAGTGGTAATTCATGTACATTATTCCCTTGCTTATTCCGCGCCGTTGCCCCGTAAGAAGCGCTCCCACCACGCACGAGAAGCAACGCCGATGGACGCCAACATATCGAGCAGCCCTTCTTGGCTTTCGGCCGACATCGCCGCAAACTCCGAACGCATCATCTGCTGGAAGCGTGCAGGATCCGACTGCAACGTAGCAAATGCCTGCTGCATTTCAGCCAAAGCTGATTGATCAATTCCATCTAAATCAACCATTCCTGAAAGAGAAGAGAAATCAAAGGAAGTTGATTTATCAAATTGAAAAGGAAGCGAAGCAGAGCCGAAAGAGGCTGTGCCTCTCTGGTTTGTTTCGTTTGCGTCCGGACGAGGAAAGTCTAACCGGTAAAATGCTTCAAGCATTTCATCAAAACCAGGCGGTACCTTTGACCCGCCCTGTGATGATTGGGAATACACGCCTTCCTTGAACACCACGTTCAATGTCCATTTGAAATCCGCATCTAAATCGTACTGTTCATCCCAGCCAAATACGCCAGCAGCACTCAAGTCGTCTTTGAGTTGCTGTGCACTTGCTTGCGGTAGTGTGCGAGTGAAATGGGTACCGTTAGCGCTTGATCCTGTCTCAACATTCAGCTTATACATGCCCGACCCGTCTTCCTTCATGCGGAACACCGACCGACCTCCCGGCTGCTTAAACATCATGAAGGTCAAGCTATGAAACGGAGGGTTGTGACGACTTTGCGCTACCATTTGATCTGCCGTTTTATCTATCATTTGATTGGCTGCCATGTCTGAAGTTTGATCTGTTGTCTTGTCTAAAGAAGGCTGTTCGCTCACTCTGACACGCTTCCATAAGAGGTCTTAATAGTTGACCTCTTTAGTATACCGTCAGATAGGTGCGACAACGATTCGTGTTGCCAGTCGGTAACGGGTGCTTTGCCATCTTTAGAATAATTTGGTAACAAACAAGTTAACTGACCTGCGCTATCTATCAAGAGGATTTAGGAACAGATCGTGCCTGCAGGCTCGTACAGCTCCTCCGTTTCAGTCTGGTAGGGTAACGCCATAAAGGAAAAGGCGCTACAGCCGAAACCGCAACGCCTTTTCTTACTTATGAAAGGTCGAACCCTTTCACGCACCAGTCTTACACAGTAGCCGTGAAACTCTACTTATGCACCTGAGAGGTGTTGAACTCGTCCGCAATAACCTTATCGCCCTCTGCCTTGGTCAACCAACCATCAGGAAGGTTTACATCCTCATGGCAGCCAGTGCACTGTTGTACAGAAGCACGATGCCCCTTGTGGCAGTCGGTGCAATCCATGCGGATATCCTCATGGTGTTGTGAGTGTGGATTGAAATCCATCCATACTGTTGATGCCTCAAGCTTGTCATAGTTGACATCGCCGTTTTCATCACGCAGGTAAGAATGACAGTTCTCGTTCACGCAGAATTTATTAGCCGGTTCTCCCCACCAATGGGTAAGATCGTCACCAACACGTTCATCCAGCGGATCATAGTAGTTACCGGATACAAACCCGACAGCCTCACTTACCTGTTCCCCAATAATGGGATGATGACAGGTCATGCACCGAAAATCGCTTTTACCAGTTGTCTCATTGGTGCGATGAAGAGTCGCCATCATTGCGTTGGTATTGCTCACTGGGTTGCCGTATTTGTCATGACCCGGCTGATCGCCTGGTTCGCTATAGGTATCCAAATACTGATCCATATTGTGGCAAATAGCTGCACAGAATCCTGGTGTTTCGTGCCATTCCCAAAACCCAACACCAGCGAGCGCTATCACAACGGCGATAACGCCGATGACAATACCCTTCTTACGCTTCTTTAGTGAAGGACTGCTGGCCGCGTCCGTATCAGCCTTGGCAGCTTGCATATCTGCTTCAGGGGCGTCCACGGCCTGTTTGTCCGTATTTTTCATCTCGTCGCTCATACGGCACACTCCTTAGTTGCCGTAGCCGTACTTTTCAGCCTCGGGCAGGCCGTAATCCTGCGTCTGAGGCAGCGATTCGGGGAAGTCCAGGGTCTTCGCCTTGTCGTTTGCAGGATCGTACTCGCTCACAAAGCCTTCAGCAGAAGATTCCATACCGAGCAGCTGATCGCCTTCATCGAGAAGCTTTTCGGCTTGGTCAAGTACGTGCATAAAGCGATCGCGATTATGTGCGCCCTTACTGTTCTCGGCAAAAGCAGAGTTCCAGTAGTAAGCGGCAGCACGCTGGATGTACTGTAAACGTTCTAGGTCGGAATCGGCTACGGTGCCAGCTGCTAGAGCCTTCTCAAAGTTCTGAACATAGCAGGCGGTACGCTGGCCAACCTGATGGGTGCGTCCCCAAACTTCTTCCTGCGTCTGCTTTACTTCAGCCTTGAGATCTTTGTGGCAGTTGCTGCAATCGTTCTTGATGAGTTCATCATTGTCGAGCGGGCTACCCCAATAATGGCTTGTATAGGCGTTGCCGTCGGCATCGGTTTCTACCTTCATGTGGCAGTCGGCGCAGTCATAGCCAAGCTTAGTCATATGGTTGCCTTCGCCGCCATAGTTGTACTCATACTCTGAGTGACGAACAGCAAGCATCTTTGCCCCGGTGGACTCATAGGTCCAG
This genomic interval from Cryptobacterium curtum DSM 15641 contains the following:
- a CDS encoding cytochrome c3 family protein, yielding MSDEMKNTDKQAVDAPEADMQAAKADTDAASSPSLKKRKKGIVIGVIAVVIALAGVGFWEWHETPGFCAAICHNMDQYLDTYSEPGDQPGHDKYGNPVSNTNAMMATLHRTNETTGKSDFRCMTCHHPIIGEQVSEAVGFVSGNYYDPLDERVGDDLTHWWGEPANKFCVNENCHSYLRDENGDVNYDKLEASTVWMDFNPHSQHHEDIRMDCTDCHKGHRASVQQCTGCHEDVNLPDGWLTKAEGDKVIADEFNTSQVHK
- the yihA gene encoding ribosome biogenesis GTP-binding protein YihA/YsxC, giving the protein MNYHLAKFVASYAQADQVPVSIRPEISFVGRSNVGKSSLMNKVFSRKDLVKVSQKPGCTQNINFFNVGEVDFVDLPGYGYAKVSKAEMGRWRPLVEGYFKQDRRFALCVSLIDIRHEVSDLDKQMIGFLQSHEIPFMIAFTKADKLSSKSKVRAQVATLCKQLAAAGDVVVLPVSSLKGDGIADLRSLIDDAIAQA
- a CDS encoding twin-arginine translocase TatA/TatE family subunit, with product MKFGGIGIPELLLILIVVLLIFGPKNLPKLGNAVGRSIKGLRDGLGDGKKEEETVVEEAVDADEETSEDDTDATEAKDTAEGSTAAEPKKRVKKVVKKVAKTKEPAE